One genomic segment of Trichococcus shcherbakoviae includes these proteins:
- the rpmA gene encoding 50S ribosomal protein L27, with the protein MLKLNLQLFAHKKGGGSTTNGRESQSKRLGAKRADGQTVTGGSILYRQRGTKIHPGTNVGIGGDDTLFAKVDGVVRFERLGRDKKQVSVYPTAK; encoded by the coding sequence ATGTTGAAATTGAATCTACAATTGTTCGCCCACAAAAAAGGGGGCGGATCTACTACCAACGGACGTGAGTCCCAATCTAAACGTTTAGGCGCTAAACGTGCAGACGGACAAACAGTAACTGGCGGATCGATTTTGTACCGTCAACGCGGAACAAAAATCCATCCAGGTACTAACGTCGGTATCGGTGGAGATGACACTCTATTTGCAAAAGTTGACGGTGTCGTTCGTTTCGAACGTTTAGGCCGTGACAAAAAACAAGTTTCTGTATACCCTACAGCTAAATAA
- a CDS encoding class I SAM-dependent methyltransferase: MKATNVETLFGLMDEAIKLLQTEAELSYVEALSETLENLSFEGKAQQVEGLPSNEAVERLNRLYKKMNMDALDKEIIRKSIQLTFIKATKEDKLQMNHQMTPDTIAYLIAYFIGEIKKDKTEKLHVSDLAAGTGNLLNIVLAHLASRGNEVTAEAVDNDDLLISVAANSGSLMGLSEKIHYTHSDSLQELLIAPSDVMVSDFPIGYYPVNERAKNYKTAFSEGNSFAHFLMFEQNVNYLKESGWGIFIVPSDIFETDKTSVLMGWLKETVHIQAFLSLPEDLFHKNGMKKSIIIVQKNGEKSIQAEQVLLGEIPDLKNAQKMQSFLDIFHNWSAKMI; encoded by the coding sequence TTGAAAGCAACAAATGTTGAGACTCTTTTCGGTTTAATGGATGAAGCGATCAAATTACTTCAAACGGAAGCTGAACTTTCATATGTAGAAGCGTTGTCCGAAACGCTGGAAAATCTTTCCTTTGAAGGGAAAGCACAACAAGTGGAAGGCTTGCCTTCAAACGAGGCAGTCGAACGATTGAATAGACTCTACAAAAAGATGAACATGGATGCATTGGATAAGGAAATCATCCGCAAGAGCATCCAATTGACTTTCATCAAAGCAACGAAAGAAGACAAGCTCCAGATGAATCATCAAATGACACCGGACACGATTGCGTATCTGATCGCTTATTTCATCGGAGAAATAAAAAAAGATAAGACAGAAAAACTGCATGTTTCAGACTTGGCAGCAGGGACAGGGAATCTTCTCAATATCGTTCTGGCGCATTTGGCAAGCAGAGGCAATGAAGTGACTGCGGAAGCAGTTGACAACGATGACCTGTTGATCAGTGTAGCGGCGAACAGCGGATCCTTGATGGGATTGTCCGAAAAAATCCATTACACCCATTCGGACAGCCTGCAGGAACTGTTGATTGCGCCTTCCGATGTCATGGTATCAGATTTTCCAATCGGATATTATCCTGTAAACGAGCGCGCAAAAAACTACAAAACAGCTTTTTCGGAAGGAAATTCTTTTGCGCATTTCTTAATGTTTGAACAAAATGTGAACTATTTGAAAGAATCTGGTTGGGGGATCTTTATCGTTCCTTCTGACATTTTTGAAACAGATAAAACATCTGTGTTAATGGGGTGGTTGAAGGAAACCGTTCATATACAGGCATTTTTGAGCCTTCCGGAAGATCTGTTCCACAAAAATGGAATGAAAAAATCAATCATTATTGTTCAAAAAAATGGTGAAAAATCGATTCAAGCTGAACAAGTGCTTTTGGGGGAAATTCCAGATCTTAAAAACGCACAAAAGATGCAATCTTTCCTGGATATTTTCCACAATTGGAGCGCAAAGATGATATAA
- a CDS encoding acetate kinase, with translation MSKIIAINAGSSSLKFTLYAMPDQEVLATGIIERIGLNDSVFTIKHGEGEKFQVTEDIANHEIAVHNLLDQLLALNIISSYDEITGVGHRVVAGGEIFKDSALVDDLVLEQIEELAELAPLHNPANATGIRAFKKLLPEITSVAVFDTSFHTTMPKVNYLYSIPMDYYEKYAARKYGAHGTSHKYVAERAAEMLGRPIEELKIVTCHIGNGGSITAVEGGKSIDTSMGFTPLAGITMGTRSGDIDASLIAYLMGKLGITDINEFVDILNKKSGLLGLSGVSSDMRDVETEAEKGNEQAQIALDIFHNRIQKYIGQYVAIMNGVDAIVFTAGVGENSAPTRKIIIDGMSWFGCKIDDEKNNVRGVERIISTDDSKVKVLLIPTDEELMIARDVVRFS, from the coding sequence ATGTCAAAAATCATCGCTATCAATGCTGGTAGCTCAAGCTTGAAATTTACATTATACGCTATGCCTGATCAGGAAGTTCTTGCAACCGGAATTATCGAAAGAATCGGTTTGAACGATTCCGTCTTCACAATCAAACACGGAGAAGGCGAAAAATTCCAAGTAACGGAAGATATTGCGAACCATGAGATCGCGGTACATAACTTACTGGATCAATTATTAGCACTAAACATCATTTCAAGCTACGATGAGATCACAGGTGTCGGCCACCGTGTCGTTGCCGGCGGCGAAATCTTCAAAGATTCCGCGCTTGTGGATGATCTTGTCCTGGAACAAATCGAAGAACTGGCTGAATTGGCGCCGTTGCATAACCCAGCGAACGCTACTGGAATCCGTGCATTCAAGAAATTGTTGCCTGAAATCACAAGTGTTGCTGTATTCGACACATCTTTCCATACAACAATGCCGAAAGTAAACTATCTTTACAGCATCCCGATGGATTACTATGAAAAATATGCTGCCAGAAAATACGGCGCACACGGAACAAGCCACAAATACGTTGCTGAACGCGCTGCTGAAATGTTGGGCAGACCGATCGAAGAGTTGAAGATCGTTACATGCCATATCGGTAACGGCGGTTCCATCACTGCTGTCGAAGGTGGAAAATCTATCGACACATCCATGGGCTTCACGCCATTGGCTGGTATCACAATGGGAACTCGCTCAGGTGACATTGATGCATCTTTGATCGCCTATTTGATGGGCAAATTGGGCATCACGGATATCAATGAATTCGTTGACATCCTGAACAAAAAATCAGGCCTGTTGGGACTATCCGGCGTATCAAGCGATATGCGCGATGTCGAAACAGAAGCTGAAAAAGGCAACGAGCAAGCTCAAATTGCTTTGGATATCTTCCACAATCGCATCCAAAAATACATCGGACAATACGTTGCAATCATGAACGGTGTGGATGCGATCGTCTTCACTGCTGGCGTCGGAGAAAATTCTGCGCCTACCCGCAAAATCATCATCGATGGCATGTCTTGGTTCGGTTGCAAAATCGACGATGAAAAGAACAATGTCCGCGGCGTTGAAAGAATCATTTCAACTGACGATTCAAAAGTCAAAGTATTGTTGATCCCTACAGATGAAGAGTTGATGATCGCTCGCGACGTCGTACGCTTTAGCTAA
- a CDS encoding universal stress protein — translation MFQEYKKILIPVDGSRESELSFRKAVEVAKRNKAAIIITHIIDTRAIQTPTGFEGSFTDEIVRQSKTLMEEYKTYATNEGITDVHTVIEYGSPKAIIAKDLPAEYGVDLIMIGATGLNAVERLFIGSVSEYVIRNAPCDVLVVRTDLENKPKPKK, via the coding sequence ATGTTTCAAGAGTATAAGAAGATTTTGATACCGGTTGACGGATCCAGAGAATCAGAATTATCCTTCCGTAAAGCAGTGGAAGTGGCCAAACGGAATAAAGCAGCCATCATCATCACTCATATTATCGATACAAGAGCGATACAGACGCCTACAGGTTTTGAAGGCAGTTTTACGGATGAAATCGTCCGCCAATCCAAAACATTGATGGAAGAATACAAAACCTATGCCACTAACGAAGGCATAACGGATGTTCATACCGTCATCGAATATGGCTCACCGAAAGCCATCATCGCGAAAGATTTGCCTGCCGAATATGGCGTGGACCTGATCATGATCGGTGCGACCGGCCTTAATGCCGTCGAAAGACTGTTCATCGGCTCCGTATCCGAGTACGTCATCCGGAATGCACCATGCGATGTGCTGGTAGTCCGGACCGACCTCGAGAATAAACCAAAACCTAAAAAATGA
- a CDS encoding replication-associated recombination protein A, with protein sequence MKQPLAYRMRPVHIDEVIGQSHLVGENKIIRRMVDAKMLSSMILYGPPGIGKTSIASAIAGSTHSAFRQLNAATDTKKDLQIVVEEAKFSGQVILLLDEVHRLDKPKQDFLLPHLESGQVILIGATTENPYISISPAIRSRTQIFELKSLTTQDVILALERAIADEKRGLGKEKIVIDEDALLHFARSTMGDVRGSLNALELAALSTKPDADGTIHITLDIAEECVQKKALVHDKNGDAHYDVISAFQKSIRGSDVDAAMHYLARLLEAGELLIACRRLMVCAYEDIGLGNPQAVARTVLAVQAAEKLGLPEARIPLANAVVDLALSPKSNSAYLALDSALADVRAGKSGDIPDSLRDAHYSGANKLGRGIGYQYPHDFPDHWIKQQYLPDSLKNRRYYEPAATGKYEQALANQLQHRFNKDS encoded by the coding sequence ATGAAACAACCTTTAGCATACCGTATGCGCCCCGTCCACATCGACGAAGTCATCGGCCAAAGCCACCTGGTCGGCGAAAATAAAATCATCCGCCGCATGGTCGATGCCAAGATGCTTTCTTCCATGATACTGTACGGCCCACCGGGAATCGGCAAGACCAGCATTGCGAGCGCCATCGCCGGATCGACCCATTCGGCTTTTCGGCAGTTGAACGCCGCCACCGACACAAAAAAAGATCTTCAGATCGTCGTGGAGGAAGCCAAATTTTCCGGACAGGTCATCCTCTTGTTGGATGAAGTGCATCGGTTGGACAAACCCAAGCAGGATTTTCTCTTGCCGCACCTTGAAAGCGGCCAGGTCATCCTGATCGGCGCCACCACCGAAAATCCATACATCAGCATCAGTCCCGCCATCCGGAGCCGAACCCAGATTTTCGAATTGAAGTCCCTGACAACACAGGACGTCATATTGGCGCTGGAACGGGCCATCGCTGACGAAAAACGCGGTTTGGGGAAAGAAAAGATCGTGATCGATGAAGATGCCTTGCTCCATTTCGCCAGGAGCACGATGGGTGACGTGCGCGGTTCTCTCAACGCCTTGGAATTGGCTGCCCTATCCACCAAACCGGATGCAGACGGCACCATCCACATCACCTTGGATATCGCTGAGGAATGTGTCCAAAAGAAAGCTTTGGTCCACGATAAGAACGGCGATGCCCATTACGATGTTATATCGGCATTCCAAAAATCGATCCGCGGCAGCGACGTCGATGCGGCCATGCATTATCTGGCCAGGTTGCTGGAAGCCGGTGAATTGCTGATCGCCTGCAGAAGGTTGATGGTCTGTGCTTACGAAGACATCGGCTTAGGCAATCCGCAAGCAGTTGCCCGTACCGTTTTGGCCGTTCAGGCGGCGGAAAAGTTGGGCTTGCCGGAAGCCCGCATCCCCTTGGCCAACGCTGTCGTCGATCTGGCCCTTTCGCCGAAATCCAATTCGGCTTACCTTGCCTTGGACAGCGCGCTGGCGGACGTGCGCGCCGGAAAGTCCGGCGACATACCGGATAGCCTGCGCGATGCCCATTACAGCGGTGCAAATAAACTGGGCCGCGGCATCGGTTATCAATACCCGCACGATTTCCCGGATCACTGGATCAAACAACAATATTTGCCGGATTCGCTGAAGAATCGCCGCTACTACGAGCCGGCTGCAACGGGCAAATACGAGCAGGCCCTGGCCAACCAATTGCAGCACCGCTTCAACAAAGATTCATGA
- the gshAB gene encoding bifunctional glutamate--cysteine ligase GshA/glutathione synthetase GshB, whose translation MTDFKEIILTHKLSALFSKASFGIEKESQRITSEGTIAKTNHPTIFGNRSFHPYIQTDFAESQPELITPPMQTIEETHEWLMAIHDVVLRSLPEDEYLLPCSIPPTMPKGDEIKVAKLDSSVDVAYREYLVSVYGNKKQMVSGIHFNFELNPALIKELHQLSGSAGTLKAFQSDVYLKMAHNFIRHQWIMTYLMGGSVSADSSYFEKETQHDLPLDRYTRSIRSSKYGYVNKADVHVSFESIDAYVQDIEEMVANGKLIAEKEFYSTVRFRGANKARDLLTNGIAYLEFRLFDLNPFAEFGMHKEDMYFIHYFLLYLLWIEQDANDEEMKIGKEMNYTTALENPLQPSAFQAEGLSVLEGMLDMLEAIGAEEKISAIVKEKIEAFHNPEKTVAGQMVNALEAGEDKTAWAASLAKKYKEAAWKRPYALRGFEDMELSTQILMFDAIQKGLKINMLDRYDQFISLTYKNHREYVKNGNMTAKDSYIGPLIMENKVVTKKILAENGFAVPESGEYHSVEAALRDYPIFAGKGIVVKPKSTNYGLGISIFKEGASFENYEKAIHMAFEEDEDVLVEDYLSGTEYRFFVIGNETKAVLLRVPANVVGDGSHTIRQLVEEKNKDSLRGKNHRSPLELIATGELEKLTIQGQGYTFDSIPPAGTTVRLRDNSNISTGGDSIDFTDQMDDSYKQLAVQMAASLGVAVCGVDIIIPDHSVPATKVEPNYGVIEANFNPAMLIHIYPYQGKSRRLTMEILRLLFPEMHLEEE comes from the coding sequence ATGACAGATTTCAAAGAGATTATTTTAACACATAAATTATCGGCACTATTTTCGAAAGCCTCTTTTGGAATCGAAAAAGAAAGCCAACGGATAACAAGTGAGGGTACGATTGCCAAGACAAACCACCCGACAATATTCGGGAATCGCAGTTTCCATCCTTACATACAGACTGACTTTGCGGAAAGCCAACCGGAATTGATCACGCCGCCGATGCAGACAATCGAGGAAACACATGAATGGCTGATGGCTATCCATGATGTCGTCTTGAGGTCCTTGCCGGAAGATGAATATCTGTTGCCCTGCAGCATCCCGCCGACCATGCCGAAGGGCGATGAAATCAAAGTAGCCAAGTTGGACAGTTCGGTTGATGTGGCGTATCGGGAGTACTTGGTCTCTGTTTACGGGAACAAGAAGCAGATGGTCAGCGGCATCCACTTCAACTTCGAATTGAATCCTGCCCTCATCAAAGAGCTTCATCAGCTTTCCGGGTCTGCCGGGACGCTTAAGGCGTTCCAATCGGATGTCTACTTGAAGATGGCGCATAACTTCATCCGTCACCAATGGATCATGACCTACCTTATGGGGGGATCCGTTTCAGCCGACAGCTCCTACTTCGAAAAAGAAACACAGCACGATTTGCCTCTGGACAGGTACACAAGAAGCATCCGCAGCAGCAAATACGGATACGTCAATAAAGCGGACGTCCATGTTTCTTTTGAATCGATTGATGCCTATGTGCAGGATATCGAAGAAATGGTGGCAAACGGCAAGCTCATTGCCGAAAAAGAATTTTATTCCACTGTCCGTTTCAGGGGGGCCAACAAAGCGCGTGATTTGCTCACGAACGGAATCGCCTATCTTGAATTCAGGTTGTTCGATCTGAACCCATTTGCTGAGTTCGGCATGCATAAAGAGGATATGTACTTCATCCATTATTTCCTGCTCTATTTATTGTGGATCGAGCAAGATGCCAACGACGAAGAGATGAAAATCGGGAAAGAAATGAATTACACCACTGCTTTGGAGAATCCTCTGCAACCATCCGCATTCCAAGCGGAAGGGCTGTCCGTCCTCGAAGGTATGCTGGATATGCTGGAAGCGATCGGCGCAGAAGAGAAAATCAGCGCAATCGTCAAAGAAAAAATCGAAGCATTCCACAATCCGGAGAAAACAGTGGCGGGCCAGATGGTCAACGCATTGGAAGCGGGAGAGGACAAAACGGCTTGGGCCGCATCTTTGGCCAAAAAGTACAAAGAGGCTGCCTGGAAACGTCCGTATGCGTTGAGAGGCTTTGAGGACATGGAACTCTCCACGCAGATCCTGATGTTCGATGCCATCCAAAAAGGTTTGAAAATCAACATGCTCGACCGTTATGACCAATTCATCTCGCTGACCTACAAGAACCATCGCGAATACGTGAAGAACGGCAATATGACGGCAAAGGACAGCTACATCGGCCCGCTGATCATGGAAAACAAGGTCGTCACCAAAAAAATACTGGCGGAGAACGGATTCGCGGTTCCTGAAAGTGGGGAGTACCACTCTGTCGAAGCAGCCTTGCGCGACTATCCTATCTTTGCCGGGAAAGGCATCGTCGTCAAGCCAAAGTCCACGAACTATGGTCTAGGGATTTCCATTTTCAAGGAAGGTGCTTCCTTTGAGAATTATGAGAAAGCCATCCATATGGCGTTTGAAGAAGATGAAGATGTGCTTGTGGAAGATTACTTGTCCGGCACCGAGTACCGTTTCTTTGTCATCGGCAATGAGACGAAGGCCGTATTGCTGCGTGTGCCGGCCAATGTGGTAGGCGACGGCAGCCACACGATTCGTCAATTGGTCGAGGAGAAAAATAAAGACAGTCTCCGCGGGAAAAATCACCGTTCCCCATTGGAACTGATAGCGACCGGTGAGCTCGAAAAATTGACGATCCAAGGACAAGGCTATACTTTCGACAGTATCCCGCCTGCAGGCACGACTGTCCGTCTGCGGGATAATTCAAACATCAGTACCGGCGGCGACTCGATTGATTTCACAGATCAGATGGACGACAGCTACAAGCAATTGGCTGTGCAGATGGCAGCCTCACTGGGTGTTGCAGTGTGTGGGGTGGATATCATCATCCCGGACCATTCAGTCCCGGCCACGAAAGTGGAGCCAAACTACGGGGTGATTGAGGCGAACTTCAACCCAGCCATGCTGATCCACATTTATCCATACCAAGGGAAAAGTCGACGTTTGACGATGGAAATACTGCGCTTATTGTTCCCGGAAATGCATCTGGAGGAAGAGTAG
- a CDS encoding cysteine desulfurase family protein, which produces MIYFDHAATTPVRPEVVAVIQESLIEDYGNPSSTYALGRRTRQHIDQSRRIFAASIQADPADIIITSCGSESNNTAIIPTALALKGKGKHLITSAAEHHAVLHPMNYLETLGFEVTYLPVDAAGKVTLQSVKNAVREDTILVSLMYVNNEVGSINPIAEIGAFLAERHILFHTDAVQAYGSEQIDVGQQHIDLLSVSAHKINGPKGIGFLYRKNSLHLPNFIHGGSQENDHRGGTENTPYIRGFAEAVTLMEAERKESNRKKRELGDYFLSGLEKSGLPFECNGVYPEGVPHILNIWLPGMRSDKMLIQCDLKGIMLAAGSACTAGSLEPSHVLAAMYGKGNPRATESLRISFGPDNTADEADTLIALLQSIHNKQYKNG; this is translated from the coding sequence TTGATTTATTTCGACCATGCCGCTACGACCCCGGTGCGACCTGAAGTTGTGGCTGTCATTCAGGAATCGCTTATCGAAGATTACGGGAATCCTTCCAGCACCTACGCGCTGGGAAGACGAACAAGACAGCATATCGACCAGTCGCGCAGAATTTTTGCGGCATCCATCCAAGCAGATCCGGCTGATATCATCATCACGAGCTGCGGTTCCGAATCCAACAATACAGCCATCATACCGACTGCATTGGCTCTGAAGGGAAAGGGCAAACACCTCATCACTTCAGCAGCGGAGCACCACGCGGTATTGCATCCGATGAATTATCTGGAAACGTTAGGCTTCGAGGTGACGTATCTGCCTGTGGACGCTGCCGGAAAAGTGACCCTGCAATCCGTGAAGAATGCGGTTCGCGAGGATACGATCCTTGTCTCATTGATGTATGTGAACAACGAGGTGGGCAGCATCAATCCGATAGCCGAAATCGGTGCATTTTTGGCGGAGAGACATATCCTTTTCCATACAGATGCCGTTCAAGCATACGGCAGCGAGCAGATTGATGTCGGGCAACAGCATATCGACCTCTTGTCCGTTTCCGCACATAAGATCAATGGTCCCAAAGGCATCGGATTTTTATACCGCAAAAATAGCCTGCATCTGCCTAATTTCATCCATGGCGGCAGCCAGGAGAACGACCACCGCGGCGGAACGGAAAATACGCCCTACATCAGGGGGTTTGCCGAGGCAGTCACTCTGATGGAAGCAGAACGCAAAGAAAGCAACCGCAAAAAGCGGGAACTGGGGGATTATTTCCTGAGCGGACTTGAAAAGAGCGGTCTCCCATTTGAGTGCAACGGTGTCTATCCTGAAGGGGTACCGCACATCTTGAACATCTGGCTGCCCGGCATGCGTTCTGATAAAATGTTGATCCAGTGCGATCTCAAAGGGATCATGCTGGCTGCAGGATCCGCCTGTACAGCCGGCAGTCTTGAACCGAGTCACGTATTGGCAGCGATGTACGGAAAGGGGAATCCACGGGCAACGGAATCCCTGCGCATTTCTTTCGGACCGGATAACACTGCCGATGAGGCGGACACACTGATTGCATTGCTGCAAAGCATCCACAACAAGCAATACAAGAACGGCTGA
- a CDS encoding cysteine desulfurase, with translation MAFEKNVSLKGSGKTFRLNEQVKRYTLRDNGFEETKNGNFQMVRDLDNSVLNKQGIKVKIVVAADLKTLKVSTTTSNGLQTVDVYGKKTMSAAKDQLEYILDSLVENGVLAEAAE, from the coding sequence ATGGCATTCGAAAAAAATGTATCTTTAAAGGGATCCGGAAAAACCTTTCGATTGAATGAACAAGTGAAGCGCTACACTTTGCGCGACAATGGTTTTGAAGAAACCAAAAACGGCAATTTCCAAATGGTACGCGATTTGGACAACAGCGTGCTGAATAAACAAGGGATCAAAGTGAAAATTGTCGTCGCTGCCGATCTGAAAACATTGAAAGTTTCCACAACGACGAGCAACGGATTGCAGACAGTGGATGTCTACGGCAAGAAAACCATGTCGGCTGCGAAAGATCAGTTGGAATATATTTTGGACAGTTTGGTCGAAAACGGTGTCCTGGCTGAAGCGGCGGAGTGA
- a CDS encoding formate/nitrite transporter family protein, translating into MTTVDKSALKKSHLFETSQVKYFIRCMLAGMFLTLGTSIAVMVAEKAEHMLPGSGKFFYSFMFAWSLVMINYMNTELGTSNMMYMTAAIYRKVLAPKRALAILFACILFNLIGGTIASFVMSFTNIFQDLPAEHFLFHAVEGKLLKTPIQMVAEGIFANVIVNTTVFVSAHMKDDAGKLFSTIFIIFIFAFLGFEHVIANFSSFSLAFFAFGGALPGMTVGSVLTNWFFAMIGNYIGGGLIIGLLYAWMNKDSEVYVD; encoded by the coding sequence ATGACTACAGTTGATAAAAGCGCCCTAAAGAAGTCGCATTTATTTGAGACTTCACAAGTAAAATATTTCATCAGATGTATGCTTGCTGGTATGTTTTTGACGTTGGGTACATCAATAGCAGTTATGGTCGCTGAAAAAGCAGAACATATGCTGCCCGGTAGCGGAAAATTTTTCTACTCATTCATGTTTGCATGGTCTTTGGTCATGATCAATTACATGAACACAGAATTGGGTACATCCAATATGATGTATATGACAGCAGCCATATACCGCAAGGTGTTGGCACCAAAAAGAGCTTTAGCAATTTTATTCGCTTGTATTCTATTCAACCTTATCGGTGGCACAATCGCTTCATTCGTCATGTCATTCACGAACATTTTCCAAGATTTGCCGGCTGAGCACTTCCTTTTCCATGCAGTTGAAGGCAAGTTGCTCAAAACACCTATACAGATGGTAGCCGAAGGTATTTTCGCGAACGTCATCGTAAATACGACTGTATTTGTGAGCGCGCATATGAAGGATGACGCCGGCAAGCTTTTCTCGACCATTTTCATCATCTTCATTTTTGCATTTTTAGGCTTTGAACACGTTATCGCCAACTTCTCTTCCTTCAGCCTTGCGTTTTTCGCATTCGGCGGCGCTTTGCCAGGGATGACGGTCGGCAGCGTGTTGACGAACTGGTTCTTCGCGATGATCGGAAATTACATCGGCGGCGGATTGATCATCGGTTTGCTGTACGCATGGATGAACAAAGATTCCGAAGTATACGTAGACTAA
- a CDS encoding xanthine phosphoribosyltransferase, with amino-acid sequence MKLLEERILKDGIVLGDNVLKVDNFLNHQIDPVLMQQLGDEFARYFADKKITKILTVETSGIVPAVFTGLALGVKVVFARKQKSLTMRDNLYSATVYSFTKDVTNEITISKQYLDENDTVLIIDDFLANGQATNGLMEICNQAGAEIAGVGIVIEKSFQKGRKILEEQGMDVYSLARIKAFENGTVQFIEE; translated from the coding sequence ATGAAATTGTTGGAAGAACGCATATTGAAGGACGGCATCGTGTTGGGGGACAACGTGCTGAAGGTGGACAATTTCTTGAACCATCAGATCGACCCCGTATTGATGCAACAATTGGGGGATGAATTTGCACGATATTTCGCTGACAAAAAAATCACCAAGATTCTGACGGTTGAGACATCCGGCATCGTGCCTGCGGTATTCACGGGTTTGGCATTGGGAGTGAAAGTTGTTTTTGCAAGAAAACAAAAGAGTCTGACGATGAGAGACAATCTTTATTCGGCCACCGTCTACTCCTTCACAAAAGATGTCACAAATGAAATCACAATCTCCAAACAATATCTTGACGAAAACGATACTGTCCTCATCATCGACGACTTTTTGGCGAACGGACAAGCCACAAACGGCTTGATGGAGATCTGCAATCAGGCAGGAGCGGAGATTGCCGGTGTCGGTATCGTCATCGAGAAATCCTTCCAAAAAGGCAGAAAAATTCTGGAAGAACAAGGCATGGATGTCTATTCATTGGCGCGCATCAAGGCTTTTGAAAACGGTACGGTACAGTTCATCGAAGAATAG